One genomic window of Cygnus olor isolate bCygOlo1 chromosome 3, bCygOlo1.pri.v2, whole genome shotgun sequence includes the following:
- the PDIA6 gene encoding protein disulfide-isomerase A6, translating into MGARAAGRLWWGTVSCTLFLAVNGLYSASDDVIELTPTNFNKEVIQSDSLWLVEFYAPWCGHCQRLTPEWKKAATALKGVVKVGAVDADKHQSLGGQYGVRGFPTIKIFGANKNKAEDYQGGRTSEAIVDAALSALRSLVKDRLSGRSGGYSSGRQSRESGGGDKKDVIELTDDSFDKNVINSDDVWMVEFYAPWCGHCKNLEPEWAAAATEVKEQTKGKVKLAAVDATVNQMLASRYGIRGFPTIKIFQKGEDPVDYDGGRTRSDIVARALDLFSDNAPPPELLEIISEDVLKSTCDAHQLCIISVLPHILDTGASGRNSYLDVMLKMAEKYKKKMWGWLWTEAGAQSDLESSLGIGGFGYPAMAAINARKMKFALLKGSFSEQGINEFLRELSVGRGSTAPVGGGAFPKIYTVEPWDGKDGELPVEDDIDLSDVDLDDWDKDEL; encoded by the exons aTGGGGGCGCGCGCCGCGGGCCGGCTCTGGTGGG GCACAGTGAGCTGCACATTATTCCTGGCAGTTAACGGCCTATATTCGGCCAGTGATGATGTGATAGAGCTAACGCCAACCAACTTCAACAAGGAGGTCATTCAGAGTGACAGCTTGTGGCTCGTCGAGTTCTATGCCCCATG gtGTGGTCACTGTCAAAGACTAACCCCTGAGTGGAAGAAAGCCGCAACAGCATTAAAA GGTGTAGTGAAAGTAGGTGCAGTAGATGCAGATAAACATCAGTCCTTGGGTGGACAGTACGGCGTCAGAGGGTTTCCAACTATCAAGATATTTGGagccaacaaaaacaaagcagaagattATCAGG GTGGCAGGACAAGTGAAGCTATTGTTGATGCTGCCCTAAGTGCTCTTCGGTCCCTGGTGAAAGACCGTCTCAGCGGCAGAAGTGGAGGATATAGTTCTGGGAGACAG AGCCGAGAGAGTGGAGGTGGAGACAAGAAGGACGTGATTGAGCTGACTGACGACAGCTTTGATAAGAACGTCATAAACAGTGACGATGTGTGGATGGTGGAGTTTTATGCCCCATGGTGTGGGCACTGCAAAAa tctggagCCAGaatgggcagctgctgccactgaGGTGAAAGAACAAACCAAGGGGAAAGTAAAGCTGGCTGCGGTAGATGCAACAGTCAATCAGATGCTGGCGAGCCGGTATGGG ATTCGTGGATTTCCCACAATTAAAATCTTCCAGAAAGGAGAAGACCCTGTTGATTATGATGGTGGGAGAACCAGATCTGATATTGTTGCTCGTGCTCTGGATCTGTTTTCTGATAACGCACCACCACCTGAGCTCTTGGAG ATAATTAGTGAGGATGTTCTGAAGAGTACCTGTGATGCTCATCAGCTGTGCATCATTTCTGTCCTGCCTCATATTCTTGACACAG GAGCTTCGGGGAGGAATTCTTACCTGGATGTCATGTtaaaaatggctgaaaaatacaaaaagaagatGTGGGG gtGGCTGTGGACAGAAGCAGGCGCTCAGTCAGATCTTGAGAGCTCTTTGGGAATTGGAGGCTTTGGGTATCCAGCAATGGCAGCTATTAATGCTCGGAAAATGAAATTCGCCCTTCTGAAAGGATCGTTCAGTGAGCAAGGGATCAATGAGTTTCTCAG GGAACTATCTGTTGGTCGTGGCTCAACAGCACCAGTGGGTGGCGGAGCTTTCCCTAAAATTTACACAGT